From Verrucomicrobia bacterium S94, the proteins below share one genomic window:
- a CDS encoding alpha/beta hydrolase — MKKREWKLSGVLAAFCFLSMPESMFAQEFRISEYDGDSITVEYPPCFDGAYLFVEQGTNLVDQNWETVDYTQVSLAEEDAVSFAVSSTGRTAAATGAISAAELPETGGEHESGFVRISAVSFVDSDGDGLDNVTEYALNLNPYEKDAPQVSLPEDDGDPRPVPGSVDSAPGDWNTPPSAVYRNAGSAYELINHLILALEGTNGTFTAQTSAAALGGWIEQQCGSWYPPLENDRFPIVYGGRFFRMETNGFEWVGKEHIYPLAFYDYAASGYADAVPQFINHLVRSSETDRPGLALLPDGSSVLVNAENPWTPEKVNACLQQFRTVVCRLQSVDENGGFAASDSNAMARATWNYWGTYNAATEYYHQPQQLIRSEWKYNAEQGEWEQVPNEDGAIVTIFAQNQQFEFTGNLRRYGFGRTVHRGYMKLMDEVEWQIGYPDETSAYKRRYDHLPEGFRTNGIFRTFTASDHETAWLAAAATNYSAEAFWDWTAPDLTGGTAWTDRTLVYDRGGYIADGYVYSGYYPSYVSPDDYTVLSTLSPPVFTEQSLIMDMDRNGAIDADDFYRVDASHPYRFWMNEDGNDAAYPEADMEDFFPAMFKGTGSAQTFKLSANIDMDYIQTTMLTNNTQAYLHDIDLAQSLAGQIRSLDAGDQSPAVFSENEIVLLAASEVNTNAQIYVHTLENGVEISISTNYFSFSSVTNMYRIKNLRAGGVSFLDPPSNWPDELTNDRDFVFVHGYNVTESAGHEWNKTIFKRLWHSGSNARYHALLWDGSPPASGDKKHYHNAVVNAFATAPDFADYLNSLNDPVVAAHSLGNMVTSSAICDHGANVYQYYMLNAAVAKEAYGDSAPNENMIPDGSLIYNQNEGIFSVLGYSWHKYPFETYASEWYRLFDTSDARSELTWRHRFADIQTKTDAFNFYSSTEDILRVDTGYTTIVSGLLHGDLGLYAFQLQELFKGKDDPIANAGGGSDPYTGWGFTTNSDTHIFSMGIPRTDIGLNLWPRWPHYHHEQLETNAANTAVRNAFRETLKTDPLFRPNPPVLFEPGAEAFAGSTIGLCGYTFNYDLPSATIDIADVPVRDYLLAKSFPARTGALGSRAISEQVSTEWQKATFDMFNLYRTDEDAWPSREGINNIRVWKHSDFRNVPYVHVYQLYEKITGKEN, encoded by the coding sequence ATGAAGAAAAGGGAATGGAAGCTGTCGGGTGTTCTGGCGGCGTTTTGTTTTCTGAGCATGCCGGAATCCATGTTCGCTCAGGAGTTCCGGATCAGCGAATACGATGGAGATTCGATTACGGTTGAATATCCTCCGTGTTTTGACGGGGCCTACCTTTTTGTCGAGCAGGGGACCAATCTTGTCGATCAGAACTGGGAAACCGTGGATTATACGCAGGTCAGCCTGGCGGAGGAGGATGCGGTATCCTTTGCCGTGTCTTCGACCGGCCGGACAGCAGCTGCCACGGGAGCGATTTCAGCCGCCGAATTGCCGGAGACCGGCGGAGAGCATGAAAGCGGATTTGTCCGGATCAGTGCCGTTTCTTTCGTGGATTCCGACGGGGACGGTCTCGACAATGTCACGGAATATGCACTGAACCTGAACCCGTATGAAAAGGATGCCCCGCAGGTTTCACTGCCCGAAGATGACGGCGATCCCCGGCCGGTGCCGGGATCTGTCGACAGTGCTCCGGGCGACTGGAATACGCCGCCGTCTGCAGTGTACCGGAATGCAGGATCTGCCTATGAGCTGATCAATCATCTGATTCTGGCGCTGGAAGGAACCAACGGAACGTTCACGGCTCAGACATCTGCTGCAGCGCTGGGCGGCTGGATCGAACAGCAGTGCGGGAGCTGGTATCCGCCGCTGGAGAATGATCGGTTTCCGATTGTGTACGGCGGCCGTTTTTTCAGGATGGAGACCAATGGATTTGAATGGGTCGGAAAGGAGCATATTTATCCGTTGGCTTTTTATGATTATGCGGCATCCGGCTATGCGGATGCCGTGCCTCAGTTTATCAATCATCTGGTCCGTTCGTCCGAAACAGACCGGCCGGGACTGGCGCTACTGCCGGACGGTTCCTCCGTTCTGGTCAATGCGGAAAATCCGTGGACTCCGGAAAAGGTGAATGCCTGTCTGCAGCAGTTCAGAACGGTGGTCTGCCGGCTGCAGTCGGTAGATGAAAATGGCGGTTTTGCGGCATCAGACAGCAACGCCATGGCCAGAGCAACGTGGAATTACTGGGGCACCTATAATGCCGCAACGGAATATTATCATCAGCCGCAGCAGCTGATCCGCTCTGAGTGGAAATATAATGCTGAACAGGGGGAGTGGGAGCAGGTCCCGAATGAAGACGGCGCCATTGTCACCATTTTCGCTCAGAATCAGCAGTTTGAATTTACGGGAAATCTGCGCCGGTATGGCTTCGGCAGAACGGTCCACCGCGGTTATATGAAACTGATGGATGAGGTGGAATGGCAGATTGGATATCCCGATGAAACCAGTGCATATAAACGCAGGTATGACCATCTCCCGGAAGGATTCCGGACCAACGGAATTTTCCGGACATTCACCGCCTCGGATCATGAAACCGCCTGGCTGGCCGCCGCGGCAACAAACTACAGCGCCGAAGCGTTCTGGGACTGGACGGCGCCGGATCTGACGGGCGGTACAGCGTGGACCGACCGGACGCTGGTTTATGACCGGGGCGGTTATATTGCGGACGGCTATGTGTATTCCGGATACTATCCCTCCTATGTCTCTCCCGATGACTATACCGTTCTTTCAACCCTGTCGCCCCCGGTCTTTACCGAACAGTCGCTCATTATGGATATGGACCGCAACGGCGCCATTGATGCCGACGACTTCTATCGTGTGGACGCATCCCATCCCTACCGCTTCTGGATGAATGAAGACGGTAACGATGCGGCCTATCCTGAAGCCGATATGGAGGATTTCTTTCCTGCCATGTTCAAAGGAACCGGTTCAGCCCAGACCTTTAAACTGTCAGCGAATATCGACATGGATTATATTCAAACCACCATGTTAACCAACAACACCCAGGCGTATTTACATGATATTGATCTGGCGCAGTCGCTGGCCGGTCAGATCCGGTCCCTGGATGCCGGCGATCAGAGCCCGGCTGTTTTTTCAGAAAACGAGATCGTTCTGCTGGCGGCATCTGAAGTAAACACTAATGCACAGATCTATGTCCACACGCTTGAAAACGGGGTGGAGATCTCAATTTCCACCAACTATTTCTCCTTCAGCTCCGTCACCAACATGTACCGCATCAAAAACCTGCGGGCCGGCGGTGTCAGCTTCCTCGATCCACCTTCCAACTGGCCCGACGAACTCACCAACGACAGGGACTTCGTTTTTGTGCATGGGTATAACGTGACGGAATCAGCCGGACACGAATGGAACAAAACCATCTTCAAACGCCTCTGGCACTCCGGCTCCAACGCCAGATACCATGCTCTGCTCTGGGATGGATCGCCGCCCGCAAGCGGAGATAAAAAGCATTATCATAATGCGGTGGTTAATGCTTTTGCCACAGCACCGGATTTTGCCGATTATCTTAATTCATTGAATGATCCTGTAGTTGCCGCACATAGTTTGGGAAATATGGTGACCAGTTCAGCAATCTGTGACCACGGTGCAAATGTTTATCAATACTACATGCTTAATGCCGCTGTTGCCAAAGAGGCTTACGGGGATTCTGCCCCAAACGAAAACATGATTCCGGATGGAAGCCTCATATATAACCAGAACGAAGGGATTTTTTCGGTGCTTGGTTATAGCTGGCACAAATATCCATTCGAAACCTACGCTTCCGAATGGTATCGATTGTTTGATACGTCCGACGCCCGGTCAGAACTGACGTGGCGGCACCGCTTTGCTGATATTCAAACAAAGACCGACGCCTTTAACTTTTACTCCTCAACCGAAGATATTCTGCGGGTGGACACGGGATATACCACCATTGTCAGCGGTCTGCTTCATGGCGATCTCGGCCTATATGCCTTTCAGCTACAGGAACTTTTCAAGGGGAAGGATGACCCCATCGCAAACGCCGGTGGCGGCTCTGATCCCTATACCGGCTGGGGATTTACGACGAATAGTGATACACACATTTTCAGTATGGGCATTCCGCGCACAGATATTGGTCTAAACCTCTGGCCCAGATGGCCGCACTATCATCATGAACAACTCGAGACTAATGCCGCAAACACCGCTGTTCGTAATGCTTTCCGCGAAACACTTAAAACAGACCCACTCTTTCGTCCAAATCCTCCCGTTTTGTTTGAACCGGGAGCTGAAGCCTTTGCAGGCTCGACCATCGGCCTATGCGGATATACGTTTAACTACGACCTTCCAAGCGCCACTATAGATATTGCGGATGTCCCCGTTCGCGACTACCTGCTCGCAAAATCCTTCCCCGCCCGCACCGGGGCCTTGGGTTCGAGGGCAATAAGCGAGCAGGTTTCTACTGAATGGCAAAAAGCTACTTTTGACATGTTTAATTTATATAGAACAGATGAAGATGCATGGCCTAGTCGAGAAGGTATAAATAATATAAGGGTGTGGAAACATAGCGATTTTCGGAATGTTCCTTATGTGCATGTGTACCAACTGTATGAAAAAATAACGGGGAAGGAGAACTAG
- a CDS encoding pyruvate, phosphate dikinase has protein sequence MSTMDAGLTTGLPGLDRVLKGVLAGDNIVWQVDSVEEYRELVAPYCEAAVKNGRKLIYFRFARHEALVTAEQGAEVYEFDPGEGFESFIASIHGVIEKNGSGAFYVFDCLSRLAIDWYSDEMLGNFFMLTCPYLFDVEAVAYFVIFRNYHTSLAISPIQETTQLFLDVYRHKGELYVRPIKAQHRYSPTMNMLHVRHNEAFLPVTSSAVISEILTSAKWSGLHSDSSLGFWESSFLQARELLKSGEYRPDLPEKGKALYEQLVRMVISRDESMQKLISRYFTLQDILDIRKRMIGTGLIGGKAVGMLLAQAIVKKSRPHFVDLFEAQDSFFIGSDAFFSFLVRNGIWWVRQNQRDPDKFLEGAEQARRRIITGDFPAHIMKQFDEMLDYFGQSPFIVRSSSLLEDNFGNSFAGKYESVFCVNQGPRERRMEDFVAAVKRIYASSMSEQALRYRARRGMLDNDEQMALLVMRVSGTMHNRCFYPEVAGVGFSFNPYAWHESIDPQAGVIRLVFGLGTRAVDRADDDYTRIVALNAPDKRPEANFDEVAQYAQRRVDYLDLEANQEVSGYFMDLISDADNLPVEMFSSIDPGQPRGTKPYRILTFDTLLNKTDFVADMRDLLDTLEKAYNYPVDIEFTANFMEDGSYRINLLQCRPLQARGSEAIDLPEINVTDEDRIVEAHGAVVGQSRVESIERFIYVVPSRYGQLPVHTRHEIARLIGDINRAGKKDAPNTMIIGPGRWGTSSPSLGIPVSFSDINTVSILCEIVAMHENLIPDVSLGTHFLNELVEMNMLYLALFPDKGENFLNTAFFEAAPSKLLELVPDAGKWEDTVRVIDAADVAPSNGGIRIIADALHQKVNCHMTRP, from the coding sequence ATGAGTACAATGGATGCAGGATTAACCACCGGTTTGCCGGGGCTTGACCGGGTCCTGAAAGGGGTGCTGGCCGGCGATAATATTGTCTGGCAGGTGGATTCGGTTGAAGAGTATCGGGAACTGGTTGCGCCGTATTGCGAAGCCGCTGTTAAAAACGGCCGGAAGCTGATCTATTTCCGCTTTGCCCGCCATGAAGCACTCGTGACGGCGGAGCAGGGGGCCGAGGTTTACGAGTTTGATCCGGGTGAGGGGTTCGAGAGCTTTATTGCGTCCATTCACGGTGTTATCGAAAAAAACGGATCGGGTGCTTTTTATGTGTTCGACTGTCTTTCCCGGCTGGCGATCGACTGGTATTCCGATGAGATGCTGGGCAACTTTTTCATGCTTACCTGCCCGTATCTGTTTGACGTGGAAGCGGTCGCCTACTTTGTGATTTTCCGGAATTACCATACTTCGCTGGCGATCAGTCCGATTCAGGAAACCACGCAGCTTTTTCTCGATGTTTATCGCCATAAAGGCGAGCTCTATGTACGGCCGATCAAAGCGCAGCACCGGTATTCCCCCACCATGAATATGCTGCATGTGCGCCATAACGAAGCGTTTCTTCCGGTCACTTCCAGCGCCGTTATTTCGGAAATTCTTACCTCGGCCAAATGGTCGGGACTTCATTCCGACAGCAGCCTCGGTTTCTGGGAATCCTCCTTTCTTCAGGCGCGTGAACTGCTTAAATCGGGGGAATACCGTCCGGATCTACCGGAAAAAGGAAAAGCCCTTTATGAGCAGCTGGTGCGGATGGTGATTTCGCGTGATGAAAGTATGCAGAAGCTTATATCCCGCTACTTCACGCTGCAGGATATTCTGGATATCCGGAAGCGGATGATCGGAACCGGGCTTATCGGCGGTAAGGCCGTCGGTATGCTGTTGGCACAGGCCATCGTCAAAAAGAGCCGTCCGCATTTTGTCGATCTGTTTGAAGCACAGGACTCTTTCTTTATCGGATCGGATGCCTTTTTCTCATTTCTTGTGCGTAACGGGATCTGGTGGGTGCGACAGAACCAGCGCGATCCGGATAAGTTTCTGGAGGGAGCCGAACAGGCCCGCCGCCGGATTATTACCGGCGATTTCCCGGCACATATTATGAAACAGTTCGATGAAATGCTCGATTACTTCGGCCAGTCTCCCTTCATCGTACGTTCGAGTTCGCTGCTTGAAGATAACTTCGGCAACTCCTTTGCCGGTAAATATGAAAGTGTTTTCTGCGTGAACCAGGGTCCGCGCGAGCGCCGGATGGAGGATTTTGTTGCGGCGGTTAAACGCATCTATGCCAGTTCAATGAGCGAGCAGGCACTCCGCTACCGCGCGCGTCGCGGCATGCTGGACAACGATGAGCAGATGGCACTGCTGGTTATGCGTGTTTCCGGAACCATGCACAATCGCTGCTTCTATCCCGAGGTGGCCGGAGTCGGTTTCTCGTTCAATCCCTACGCCTGGCATGAAAGCATTGATCCGCAGGCCGGTGTCATTCGTCTGGTTTTCGGTCTGGGCACCCGCGCCGTGGACCGGGCGGATGACGACTACACCCGAATCGTCGCCCTCAACGCTCCGGACAAACGTCCCGAAGCCAATTTTGATGAAGTGGCGCAATATGCCCAGCGCCGCGTCGACTATCTCGATCTTGAAGCCAATCAGGAGGTTTCCGGTTATTTCATGGACCTGATCAGCGATGCCGACAACCTGCCCGTCGAAATGTTTTCCTCTATCGATCCCGGTCAGCCGCGCGGAACGAAGCCTTATCGTATCCTGACCTTCGACACGTTGCTGAATAAAACCGACTTCGTGGCCGATATGCGTGACCTTCTCGATACCCTGGAAAAAGCGTATAATTATCCGGTCGATATTGAGTTCACCGCCAACTTTATGGAAGACGGAAGCTATCGGATTAATCTATTGCAGTGCCGCCCATTGCAGGCCCGGGGATCTGAAGCCATTGATCTCCCCGAAATCAATGTGACCGATGAAGACCGCATTGTTGAAGCGCACGGTGCAGTAGTCGGTCAGAGCCGGGTTGAATCCATCGAACGTTTTATTTATGTCGTTCCCTCGCGCTACGGGCAGCTGCCCGTCCATACCCGGCACGAAATTGCCCGGCTTATCGGCGATATTAACCGGGCCGGTAAAAAAGACGCTCCGAACACCATGATCATCGGTCCCGGCCGTTGGGGAACCAGCTCTCCATCGCTCGGCATTCCGGTTTCGTTCAGCGACATCAACACGGTCTCCATTCTCTGTGAAATTGTCGCTATGCATGAAAATCTCATTCCAGATGTTTCACTCGGAACCCATTTTCTGAATGAGCTGGTCGAAATGAATATGCTCTATCTTGCACTCTTCCCCGACAAAGGAGAAAACTTCCTCAACACCGCCTTTTTCGAAGCGGCACCCAGTAAATTGCTGGAACTCGTACCCGATGCCGGAAAATGGGAAGACACCGTCCGCGTCATCGACGCCGCCGACGTGGCACCCAGCAACGGCGGCATTCGGATTATCGCCGACGCACTGCATCAAAAAGTGAACTGCCATATGACTCGTCCATAG
- a CDS encoding DUF128 domain-containing protein gives MDKREKKRLAILDVLNRSGQVLSSTRITELLVSQGIDISERSVRLYLCELDEEGFTENMGRRGRIITEKGKHEADATRVLEGVGLLSGKIDAMAYRMDFDPALRRGTVVVNVSAIPLEGFTRERRELIEKVFSKGYSMGTLLALFAPGESCGSFTIPEGHVGIGTVCSITLNGVLLRRGVPTKSRFGGLIELHNGVPVRFSDIIHYDGTSIDPLVVFIRSGMADYLGAITTGNGQIGASFREFPADSAEAVHSISKQLEALGLGSLLCLGAPGQSLYGVPVGPQRVGAVIIGGLNPMSIFEETGLRIRSSALSGLVDFNNLFHYTELKNRLAALQ, from the coding sequence ATGGATAAACGAGAGAAGAAAAGGCTGGCCATTCTGGATGTGCTCAACCGGAGCGGTCAGGTGCTCAGCAGCACGCGGATTACCGAGTTGCTCGTCAGTCAGGGCATCGATATCAGCGAGCGTTCGGTACGGCTTTATCTGTGCGAACTGGATGAGGAAGGTTTTACCGAAAACATGGGACGGCGTGGAAGAATTATCACGGAAAAAGGTAAGCATGAAGCCGATGCCACGCGGGTGCTGGAGGGGGTTGGACTGCTTTCCGGAAAAATTGATGCGATGGCGTATCGGATGGATTTTGATCCGGCCTTACGCCGCGGTACAGTGGTGGTGAATGTGTCTGCCATTCCACTGGAAGGCTTCACCCGCGAACGTCGGGAACTGATCGAGAAAGTCTTTTCCAAAGGGTATTCGATGGGAACACTGCTGGCTCTTTTTGCTCCTGGCGAGAGTTGCGGCAGTTTTACCATTCCGGAGGGACATGTCGGCATTGGTACGGTCTGTTCAATCACGCTGAATGGCGTTTTACTGCGCCGGGGTGTGCCGACAAAATCGCGTTTCGGCGGTCTGATCGAGCTGCATAACGGGGTGCCGGTGCGTTTTTCCGATATTATCCATTATGACGGGACGAGTATTGACCCGCTGGTGGTTTTCATCCGTAGCGGTATGGCCGATTATCTTGGTGCAATTACAACGGGCAACGGGCAGATCGGGGCCAGCTTCCGCGAATTTCCTGCCGACAGTGCCGAGGCGGTGCACAGTATTTCAAAACAGCTTGAGGCGCTGGGGCTTGGCAGTCTGCTTTGCCTGGGGGCTCCCGGGCAGAGTCTGTACGGTGTGCCGGTGGGGCCTCAGCGGGTTGGGGCGGTGATTATCGGCGGATTGAATCCGATGTCGATTTTTGAGGAAACCGGCCTGCGGATTCGTTCCAGCGCGTTGTCCGGACTGGTCGATTTCAACAATCTGTTTCATTACACTGAACTGAAGAACCGGTTGGCTGCACTGCAGTGA
- a CDS encoding NADP-specific glutamate dehydrogenase, with protein sequence MNYIDRVWEKVSQRNAGEVEFLQAVREVFDSLGPVIEKNPQYEAAGILERMVEPERQIIFRVPWVDDQGNVQVNRGFRFEFNSALGPYKGGLRFHPSVNQSVLKFLGFEQVFKNSLTTLMMGGGKGGSDFDPKGKSDNEVMHFCQSFMTELQRHIGHHTDVPAGDIGVGARELGYMFGQYKRIRNEFTGVLTGKGITWGGSLIRPEATGYGTVYFAEEMLKTRNETLEGKVCTISGSGNVAQFAAEKLIQLGAKVVSLSDSGGTVYDEKGIDAEKLAWVMELKNVRRGRIKEYTEKFGGEYFEGERPWSIKCDCAFPCATQNEVNGKDAQALLDNGCFVVSEGANMPSDPDAVNTFIDSGILYAPGKAANAGGVATSYLEMRQNSSRTSWSRKQVDEKLNEIMVKIHATARKAAEEYDHPSNYVMGANIAGFTKVADAMIDQGVV encoded by the coding sequence ATGAACTATATAGACCGCGTATGGGAAAAGGTTTCACAGCGTAATGCCGGGGAAGTCGAATTTCTGCAGGCTGTCCGTGAAGTTTTCGATTCACTCGGACCTGTCATCGAAAAAAATCCACAGTACGAGGCAGCCGGCATTCTCGAGCGCATGGTTGAACCCGAACGCCAGATCATCTTCCGCGTTCCGTGGGTGGATGATCAGGGCAATGTTCAGGTCAACCGCGGCTTCCGTTTTGAATTCAACAGCGCACTCGGTCCGTATAAAGGCGGCCTGCGCTTCCACCCGAGTGTGAACCAGAGCGTTCTCAAATTTCTTGGTTTTGAACAGGTTTTCAAAAATTCGCTGACCACCCTGATGATGGGCGGCGGCAAAGGAGGATCCGATTTTGATCCCAAGGGAAAATCCGACAACGAAGTCATGCACTTCTGCCAGTCGTTTATGACCGAACTTCAGCGTCATATCGGACATCACACCGATGTTCCCGCCGGCGATATCGGCGTCGGCGCACGCGAACTCGGATACATGTTCGGACAGTACAAACGCATTCGTAACGAATTCACCGGCGTGCTGACCGGAAAAGGCATCACCTGGGGCGGCTCACTGATCCGCCCGGAAGCCACCGGCTACGGTACCGTCTACTTCGCCGAGGAAATGCTGAAAACACGCAACGAAACCCTTGAAGGAAAAGTCTGCACCATTTCCGGATCCGGAAACGTCGCCCAGTTTGCCGCTGAAAAACTCATCCAGCTCGGTGCAAAAGTGGTTTCCCTGTCCGACTCCGGCGGCACGGTCTACGACGAAAAAGGTATCGATGCCGAAAAACTGGCCTGGGTTATGGAACTCAAAAACGTACGGCGCGGCCGCATCAAAGAATACACCGAAAAATTCGGTGGTGAATACTTTGAAGGAGAACGCCCCTGGAGCATTAAGTGCGACTGTGCGTTCCCGTGCGCCACTCAGAACGAAGTCAACGGGAAAGATGCACAGGCACTGCTGGATAACGGTTGTTTTGTCGTCAGCGAAGGCGCCAATATGCCGAGCGATCCGGATGCGGTAAATACTTTCATCGACAGCGGTATTCTGTACGCTCCGGGCAAAGCAGCCAATGCCGGCGGTGTAGCGACTTCCTACCTCGAAATGCGGCAGAATTCCTCCCGTACCAGCTGGAGCCGGAAACAGGTGGATGAAAAACTGAATGAAATCATGGTTAAAATCCACGCAACGGCCCGCAAAGCGGCTGAAGAATATGACCACCCGAGCAACTATGTGATGGGTGCGAATATTGCCGGGTTTACAAAAGTGGCGGACGCCATGATTGATCAGGGGGTTGTCTAA
- a CDS encoding sulfide/dihydroorotate dehydrogenase-like FAD/NAD-binding protein, whose amino-acid sequence MNRIVEKKQLSETVYSMRIEAPDIARERRAGQFIILQLCEDFGERIPLTIADADAEAGTITLIFQTVGKTTRALSQLNAGDKIAALVGPLGTPTHIEHFGTVVCIGGGIGVAPLHPIAQAMKAAGNKVIIIMGARSKELLILEDEMRSIADELIICTDDGSAGRKALVTEPLKTFCEHGPKPDLAVAIGPPIMMKFCAETTRPYQIPTQVSLNTIMVDGTGMCGGCRVTVGNETKFVCVDGPEFDGHLVDFDNLINRLGSYKKQEEEHNCRIGLRGE is encoded by the coding sequence ATGAACCGGATAGTAGAAAAGAAACAACTTTCAGAAACCGTGTATTCCATGCGGATCGAGGCACCGGATATTGCCCGGGAACGCCGGGCCGGTCAGTTTATTATTCTTCAACTGTGCGAGGATTTTGGTGAACGTATCCCGCTCACCATTGCCGATGCCGATGCTGAAGCCGGCACGATCACGCTGATTTTCCAGACCGTCGGAAAAACGACCCGGGCACTTTCCCAACTGAATGCCGGCGATAAAATCGCCGCACTCGTCGGTCCGCTGGGCACCCCGACGCATATCGAACATTTCGGCACTGTTGTTTGTATTGGCGGCGGTATCGGTGTTGCCCCGCTCCATCCTATTGCCCAGGCGATGAAAGCCGCCGGCAACAAAGTCATCATCATCATGGGCGCCCGCAGCAAAGAACTGCTTATTCTCGAAGACGAAATGCGCAGCATCGCCGATGAACTGATCATCTGTACAGACGATGGATCCGCCGGCCGCAAAGCCCTCGTAACCGAACCGCTGAAAACCTTTTGCGAACATGGTCCTAAACCGGATCTGGCCGTAGCCATCGGTCCGCCCATCATGATGAAATTCTGTGCGGAAACCACCCGCCCCTACCAGATCCCCACCCAGGTTTCACTCAACACCATCATGGTCGACGGAACCGGCATGTGCGGCGGATGCCGCGTCACCGTCGGAAACGAAACTAAATTCGTTTGTGTAGACGGGCCCGAATTCGATGGTCACCTTGTTGACTTTGACAATCTGATCAACCGGCTTGGCTCATACAAAAAACAGGAAGAAGAACATAACTGCAGAATCGGACTCAGAGGCGAATAA
- the gltA gene encoding NADPH-dependent glutamate synthase, translating into MTHIPPEQLAKTALYSLKNIQQPLSPKDRLAIPAQEMPTQDPVLRRNNMEEVALGYSPEQAKAEAMRCLQCKNAPCISGCPVHLNIPGFIQAIADGDNKKAISIIKEDSLLPAVCGRVCPQEAQCQAPCTVGKALKSVDKAVNIGRLERYVADWERNNYLIETPEIKPDTGKKVGIIGTGPAGLTVAADIRREGHAVTLFEAFHKPGGVMIYGIPEFRLPKEIVQQEIDTLTAMGCELKTNFVIGRTRRITDLLEKDGFDALFIGTGAGLPRFMNIEGENLVGVYSANEYLTRSNLMRAYDKAHADTPIFESEKVAVLGGGNVAMDAARTAVRLGAKEVHLIYRRTEAEMPARAEEIHHAKEEGVIFHMLQNPKRILSDEKGWVSGIECLRYELGEPDDSGRRRPIAIEGSEFEIELDTVIVAIGNDSNPLIRQTTPGLETNKRGNIIVDENGKSSIDRIYAGGDIVLGAATVILAMGEGRKAAAAMNKMLSES; encoded by the coding sequence ATGACACATATTCCTCCGGAACAACTGGCAAAGACCGCCCTTTACTCACTGAAAAACATCCAGCAGCCCCTTTCACCCAAAGACCGCCTGGCTATTCCGGCGCAGGAAATGCCGACACAGGATCCTGTGCTGCGGCGGAATAATATGGAAGAGGTTGCACTCGGCTACAGTCCCGAACAGGCAAAAGCGGAAGCAATGCGCTGCCTCCAGTGCAAAAATGCCCCCTGCATTTCCGGCTGCCCTGTACACCTCAACATTCCCGGTTTCATTCAGGCCATTGCCGACGGCGACAATAAAAAAGCCATCAGTATCATAAAAGAAGACAGCCTTCTGCCTGCCGTCTGCGGCCGTGTCTGCCCGCAGGAGGCCCAGTGTCAGGCTCCCTGCACCGTAGGCAAAGCCCTTAAGTCTGTCGATAAAGCGGTCAACATCGGCCGGCTCGAGCGCTATGTAGCCGACTGGGAACGGAATAACTATTTAATTGAAACCCCGGAAATCAAACCCGACACCGGGAAAAAAGTCGGCATTATCGGCACCGGCCCCGCCGGCCTTACAGTTGCCGCCGATATCCGGCGCGAAGGCCATGCTGTAACGCTTTTTGAAGCCTTTCATAAACCCGGCGGCGTAATGATTTACGGCATTCCGGAATTCCGGCTGCCGAAAGAAATCGTACAGCAGGAAATTGACACCCTCACCGCCATGGGCTGTGAATTAAAAACCAACTTTGTCATCGGCCGTACCCGCCGAATTACCGACCTGCTGGAAAAAGACGGTTTCGATGCCCTTTTCATCGGCACCGGGGCCGGACTTCCACGCTTTATGAATATTGAAGGCGAAAATCTGGTGGGCGTCTATTCCGCCAATGAATACCTGACCCGTTCCAATCTCATGCGTGCATATGATAAAGCGCATGCCGACACCCCGATTTTCGAATCCGAAAAAGTTGCTGTACTCGGCGGCGGCAATGTTGCCATGGATGCCGCACGAACAGCTGTCCGGCTCGGAGCCAAAGAGGTCCATCTCATCTATCGCCGGACCGAAGCGGAAATGCCTGCCCGCGCAGAGGAAATACATCACGCGAAAGAAGAAGGGGTTATTTTCCATATGCTGCAGAACCCCAAACGGATTCTCTCCGATGAAAAAGGCTGGGTCAGCGGCATCGAATGTCTGCGCTATGAACTGGGTGAACCCGATGATTCCGGACGACGCCGTCCTATTGCGATTGAAGGCAGTGAATTTGAGATCGAACTCGACACGGTTATCGTGGCGATCGGCAACGATTCCAATCCACTGATCCGACAGACCACCCCCGGCCTCGAAACCAATAAACGGGGCAATATTATCGTCGATGAAAACGGCAAATCCTCTATCGACCGGATCTATGCCGGCGGTGATATCGTGCTCGGTGCCGCAACGGTCATTCTTGCCATGGGCGAAGGCCGCAAAGCCGCAGCGGCCATGAATAAAATGCTGTCCGAATCATAA